GTGCCTAACAATGCATCAGCAAAGAAGAGAGTGAAACAGACGGCCAAGAGAACAGTAATGAACAGGGCCGCCAGGACGAAATTCAGGAATGCTTCCAAGAAGCTGTATAAGGCAATGGAAGAGGGCGAAGATCCACAGGCAGTTTCTTCCATGCTTAGCGAAGTATATTCTACTCTCGACAGGGCGGCGAAGTCCGGAACCATTCACAGGAATACGGCTTCACGTAAGAAGGCAAGATTGACCGCCAAAGTCAAGACATATGTCGAAGCGAGAGGTTGATTGAACGAAAAAATAAAAAAGGTGGCCTGAGCCACCTTTTTTTGTTGTAGATAGTTATCCAATACTTTCCGGAGTTGCATCCTGGTGAGTCCCTGCAAGGACGTTTTCCTCCGTCTCAGGGTCAAATAGGTGCATCATAGACATATCGAAGACCAGATCCATCTTGTCTCCCGAAGATGCTCTGCTCTTGGGATCGACCTTGGCCACGATATCATCGCCGTGAATATTTGCGTGGATAAGAGTCTCGCTTCCGAGAGGCTCGACGACCTCTACGTTACCCTTTACTATGAACTCTTCTTTCGGTGCCACCGAGTACATCTTATCGTAGATGTCTTCCGGCCTTATACCGAATGTCGTCTCCTTGCCTACCAGGTGTTCGAGCCTTTCAACCTTGTCTTCAGGAACGAGAAGCTTCATGTCTTCCTTTATAACCCAGACTTTGCCTCCTTCAGAGACAAGCTTTGCGCTGATGAAGTTCATTGCAGGAGTGCCTATGAACCCGGCAACGAACTTGTTTCTCGGCTCGAAGTACACGGAGTAAGGATCCCCGATCTGCTGGATTATTCCGTCTTTCATGATTACGATTTTGTCGGCCATGGTCATTGCCTCGACCTGGTCGTGAGTAACGTATATTATAGTCGCCTGAAGATTCTGGTGCAGTCTCTTGAGTTCGGCTCTCATTTGAACCCTTAGTTTGGCGTCGAGGTTGGAGAGGGGTTCGTCAAAAAGGAAGACCTTTGGTTTTCTGACTATCGCTCTTCCGACTGCGACTCTCTGTCTCTGACCACCCGAGAGCTGCTTCGGCTTACGGTCTAGCAATTGCTCTATTCCAAGGATTCTCGCCGCTTCCTTGACTCTCTCTTCGATCTCCGGCTTCGGCGTCTTTCGCAGTTTCAGTCCGAATGCCATATTTTCGTAAACCGACATGTGCGGATAAAGAGCGTAGTTCTGGAATACCATGGCGATGTCTCTATCCTTAGGTTCGACATCGTTGACGACCTTCCCGCCGATCTTGATGATTCCTTCCGTAATCTCCTCCAAACCGGCAATCATTCTCAATGTCGTAGTCTTTCCGCAGCCCGACGGACCCAGGAGAACGAGAAACTCCTTGTCCTGTACTTGAAGATTTGCATCGAGAACGGCCTTGAATCCGTTCGGATAAGTCTTGCCTACCTTCTCGAGGGTAACTTCTGCCATCTTGCACCTCCGTCAATCATCATCAACTTCAACAATAAGATCCTTTATCTCAACATCCATCGCTTCATCCCCGGCGTCCATCAAATAGAGATCGTGAACTCTTTCCAGGAACCTGTTGAGGAGCACATACTTGTCATAGTCCATAACGACGGCCTTTGGGAGCCCGTTTTTTGTTATAATAATATCGGCCTTCTCGCAATCGTCAACTACCTTTGAAAAGTGCGTTTTTGCTTCGGCCAGTGAAAAAAAAGAGAGCTCGTGTAATCTTGACAAGAGAACCACCTCGGGACCATTATACAGTATGACCACAATTATAGTCAAGCTTTTGCTTTCGGAGGTGCCAGGGATGGCGAAGAAGTTTTTTCTGAAACAACCAATGATGAGAAAGGTTATCTACGCTCTCCTTCCGATTTTGGTCTTCGCTGTTGGGAATTTCGGCTGGGTGGTGTTTTCCAAGGTCTTACTTTCGATAGTTATCTCCGTTTTTGTTGAATGGCTGTTCGAAAGCAAAAAGGGGAAGCCCGTAAGTGAAGCTGCAATTGTTACCGGGTTCCTGATTGGATTGATTCTGCCTCCTGCCGTTCCCTTCTGGATAGTCGTAGTTTCAAGCTCCTTTGCAATAGTCTTCGCCAAGATGGCCTTTGGAGGCTTCGCCAGGAATCTTTACAATCCTGCATTAGTTGGCAGGGCCTTCGTCTACGTCAGTTTTCCTGCCGCAGTACAGCAAAGCTGGACTCCGGCAGTTCAGAGCTGGGGACAGGGCTTCACTCGCTGGATCAGCTCGGATATTATCACTATGGCCACCCCCGCAAATATCATCAGGGGCGGCGGAGAGGTTAACGCGTGGCGGATGATATTCGGAAACATAGCCGGTTCTTCCGGCGAAACAGCGAAATGGTTGATTGCAGCCGCTGCGGTCTATCTAATCATGACAAAGGTGGCGTCCTGGAAGATTATAGTATCGACTCTGGTTTCGGCATTCGTGATGTCGGGAATAATCTTCATTTTTGACCCTTCAAGAATGAACCCATTCCATTGGATGATCGGAGGCAGCATCATGTTTGGAGCCGTCTTCATGGCAACGGATCCGATAAGCGCACCGAAGAAAGATAGGGCCAAATGGATCTACGGGGCTATGATAGGATCTCTTGCAGTCATAATAGGTACATTCTCGTTGTTCGGAGCCGGTTTGATGTTCGCTGTCCTTATTGCAAACACATTTGCCTCTCTTCTTGATTATCTGAGTACCCCGAAGAAGGTGAAAGCATGAACGAAAAGCTTTACTCTGTATTCTTTGCTTTCATTCTAACAACGGTGTTTGTCCTGTGTCTCGCAGGTATCAACGCACTTGCTTCCGGTACGATCGAGAGAAATGAGCGGCTCGAGTTTCAGAGATCGTTGATCTATGTATTCGAGCTTTCGGATGGAGCTGATTTCCCTTCGGATGGGGAAGTTCAGGAGCTCTATTCAAGCAGAATCAAAGAGGTCGAGGGAGAGCAGACTGTCTATGTCGTCGAGAAGGACGGAACGAGAGAGTTTGCCTTTACTGTTCAAAGCGCCGGTCTCTGGGGAACTATTACGGCTCTTGTGGCGGTAGACGAGAGCGGATCAAGAATAACGGGAATAGATTTCGTCAGCCACTCGGAAACTCCAGGACTTGGCGGAAGAATTGATGAAGAGTCGTTCAAAGAGCAGTTCAGGGGAGAATTAATCTCATCTGACTCTTCGGCAAGAGTAGCTGTGGTATCAGGTCAGGATACCGCTTCTAGAGACGACTCAAAGGTCGACGCAATTACTGGAGCAACGAGAACTTCGGAATCTATCCAGGCCTTATTGAATAAGGCGGTTAACACGGTTTTTCCGGTAGTTCTTGAGGTGGTGGATTAAAATGGCTGAATCGAAGAAGACGATCTTCCTCGCGAATATCTGGAAGAATAACCCCGTAATTGTTCAGATACTTGGGATTTGTTCGGCCCTGGCGGTAACGAACAATCTCACTAACACACTGATAATGGGAATAGGCCTAATTTTTACTACGGCATTCTCTTCACTCACCATTTCGGCTCTTAGAAGGCATATTCCCAAGAATGTGCGAATGATGGTTCAGGTTCTGATAATCGCTACATACGTAATAATACTGGATATCGTTCTCAAGGCTTATCTTCCTTCGATAAGCAAGGCCCTCGGCCCTTACGTCGGTTTGATTATCACTAACTGCATAATCATGGGCAGAGCCGAGGCCTTTGCGCAATCACACGGGCCGGTCCTTTCATTCATTGACGGAATCTCCGCCGGAATAGGCTATTCGCTGATTCTTCTGGCAGTAGCCTTCATCAGGGAGCTGCTTGGGTTCGGAACTTTGTTTGGATTGAGGGTCATGCCGGAAGGCTTTACTCCCTGGGTGATAATGATTATGGCACCCAGTGCCTTCTTCATACTTGGCGCCATAATCTGGATCGCTCGCACACCTATCGTGAAGAAGAAGTGAGGGGGGAGATGTAGATGGGAGTTCCGCTTAATCCTTTTGTTATAATGATCGCTGCGGCACTTACGAGCAACATGGTTCTGAGCAATTTTCTCGGGATGTGCTCGTTCATCTCCGTTTCGAGAGATATCAAGACGGCCAACGGCCTTGGGATGGCAGTAACCTTCGTTCTAACACTGACATCGGTCTTGAATTATATAGTTTACTACTATATTCTTGTTCCGCTGAATCTCGTCTATCTACGGTACATCGTATTCATCGTAGTAATAGCTGCATTTGTCCAATTTCTGGAGATGGTCATAGACAGGTTCTCTCCGGCTCTCTATATCAATCTGGGAATCTTCTTGCCTTTAATCACCGTAAACTGTGCGATCCTTGGCGGTGTTTTGTTCATGATCATCAGAGAATACAACCTGATACAGTCGCTCTTCTTCGGGTTTGGATCCGGAGCGGGCTGGTGGTTGGCAATAGTCGCGCTGTCCGCGATGAGAATGAGGCTTAGAGAAAAGGATCTTCCCCCTCAGCTGGTAGGACCCGGCATAACCATGATAATCATTGGCATTATGGCCCTCGCCTTTATGGGCTTCTCGGGCATGCTGCCCGTTCAGTAAGGTGGTGTTTGGCTTGGAAATAATCATCTCTGCTCTGGTCGTTGGAGGGATCTCCGCGGTTCTCGCTGCCGTTCTTACAGTCGCAGATGCCCTGGTTAACAACTACGGAGAAGTGAATATCACGGTAAATGAATCCAAGAGCTACAAGGTGAAGGGCGGATCGACTCTGCTTTCCACTCTCGCGGGAGAGAAGATCTTCATCCCCTCGGCATGCGGAGGCAAGGGAAGTTGCGGACTGTGCAAGGTTAAGGTCCTTAGTGATATAGGACCCATTCTTCCCACGGAACTGCCTTATCTCTCGCCCAAAGAAAAAAAGGACAATATCAGGCTTTCATGTCAGGTAAAAGTGAAAAGCGATGTATCTATCGAGATTCCCGAAGAGCTTTTCAACATACGTGAGTACCTTTCAACCGTCTCATCCATAGAGGATGTCACTCATGATATTAAGGAACTCTTCTTCGATCTTGAAGAAGAGATAAGGTTCAAAGCCGGTCAATATGTTCAACTGATCGTGCCTGGTTATGGAGATATAAAGGGAGAGACAATGAGAGCCTATTCTATGTCATCTCAGCCCTCCGTTAAGGACGGAGTTGAACTGCTTGTGAGGCTCGTTCCCAATGGAATCGTGACAACTTACGTCCACAAGATGCTTAGAGTGGGAGACAAGATAAGAATCCTTGGACCGTTTGGAGACTTTTTTCTCAGAGAGACCGATTCAGATATAATATTCATTGCCGGTGGTTCGGGGATGGCTCCAATAAGGTCGATAGTACTGGACATGATGGAAAAGGGCGTGGAAAGAAATGCCTATTATTTCTTTGGAGCAAGGAGCAAGAGGGATCTCTTCTATCTTGAGGAAATGAAGGAGATCGAAAGTAAAATGCCCAACTTCCATTTCATACCGGCTCTGTCCGACCCCCTGCCCGAAGACGGCTGGGAAGGCGAAGTGGGACTTATAACCGATGTGGTTGACAGGTACCTTGCCGAGCAGGGAGATGAGGCTTCCAGAGAGGGTTACCTTTGCGGAAGTCCTGGGATGATAAATGCTTGTATTAGTGTATTGAAAAAGCATAACGTACCGGAAGAAAAGATCTACTACGACAAATTCGGATAGTTTTGGAGGTGAGATTTTGAAACAGACTCCGGACTTCGATAGAATTCAGGAAAACATGAGAGCCGGCAGCATAACCGGTCCGGGCTTTCTTGGCGATGATGAAAGAAACCTTCTCGATATTATCAGAGAGGATGAGTCTAAGGTGAAGGAACTGGGCTTGACGAATGAAACAATCGCTGACAAGCTGGAAATACTTATGAAGCAAGGTGAAAGGGGATTCGGTTCGCCTGTCAAAGTCGATGATCGCTTCGTAGTAATCGTCGAGGAGAGTCGCGGTTACATACCCTGCCCCTTTCGGCACGGACATCTTTCAAAAAAAGTAAACGTCAATGTGAGAAATATCACCCTGAAGAAAGAGATAGACTATTCGCCGATTTCGATTCATCTCATTCGAGAGCACGGTTTCTATCAGGGAAAAGGTTCGACCTACAGGCTTGATCCTGAAATGCTCGCCAGGATGCTGGAGCTGATTTGACCAGATGAATTTTCCGGATGTGATTGAAAATGGTCAGAAAGTATAGTTCAAGAAACAGGGCGCTTTTCACGGTCTTTTTTGTGGTCGCGTTGACAGCATTTGCTTCTTATTACGCTTTTGGACACAAGATGGATGTTGTCGTTCCCAGCAGCGAGATCGGACTGGATGAGCTGACCTTCAACAGCAGCGTTTTCTCCCTTCTTGGTGAGGCACCCTTTCCACCTGATCAGGGTCTCGCAAACGGAGTTTCTGTAGAGCAGGACGATGGCGAGGTGATCCGGGTATTTTACCCGCCCGAAGACGATTCGGTCAGGAGCTTTCAGTTCGAGCTGAACTCCAGGGTGATCAATGTGTATATCTGGAAGATGGATTCCGCAGATTCCGCGAGAAGAACCTGGGAGACGCTCTTTCTTGTGGAATGTTCCGTGCTGACGAGAGACATGGGCAGGATAAAGAAGGCCGATTACTCCTACGCGAAAGTGGTTAGGTTCGGCGGCAAAGACCAGGTTCTCATCTGGCAGAAAGGAAATTGGGTGGTACTGGCCAAGAGTCCGGGATTTACGATGGAAAGAGAAGAGGAGAAAAAGATTCTAACTGAGCTATTCGATCCTAGTATAAGAAATTGATCTCTTCTTCTGAATAGACTTCAATAGCGTTCTTCATGAGAAGCTCTGCTGTTATTCCCATTCCGTCGATCATCACCCCGCTGAAAGTGCCGTCGTAAATGCCTTTGCAACCACAAGAAGGGCTCCTGGATCTGAGGACGGCGATACTGGCTCCGGAAAGCTTCGCTATTTTCAAGACCTCTTCGGCTCCTCGTATATAGTTCTGAGTAACATCCTTCCCAAACTGATCGATAACTATCCTTGTTGCCCGCCAGTCGTTAGAAGTAGTTATTTCCGCCCTGGGACGCGGTGTCGGGAGTCCTCCGAGCTGCTCAGGACAGACCGGTAAAAAAACAAACCTGTCCACCAGCTCAAGAAGCTCTAAAGACAGGTTGTTATCACCGCGATACGTACAGTTGACACCGATGAGGCAGGCGCTAACCAGGATCTTTGTCATTTACCACCGGCAGCGGTGCCGTCGTCCTCTCTTCTTATGACGTACATGAGGTCACGTGTTGGAAGCATAGAAAGGGGATTCATCGTGTTGGTCTTTGGATCTCTGACTTCGAAATGTACATGAGGACCAGTCGAAATACCTGTGGTTCCGACCCGGCCGATCAACGAACCGGTCTCCACTCTTTGACCTACATAAACACTGATCCTGCTCATGTGGCCATAACGGGTTACGTAACCGTTGTCGTGCTGTATTTCAACCATGTTTCCATAACCACCGTTTATTCCGGCAAAGACTACTGTTCCCCTCGAACCCGCAAAGATCGGCGTTCCTTCTGGAGCCGCAATGTCAAGCCCCGAATGGAATGAGGGCTGTCCGCTTACCGGGTGGGTTCTCCAACCGTAATCGGAAGATATAACTCCATAAATGGGCCACCTGAAAGGGGAACTCTGTGGGACATACTGACACAAGTTTATTAGAGACATGGGAACGAAGATCCTCTGTCCGGGGTTGATGATTGAATTGGGACTAAGGTTGTTCGCCGCTATCAACTCCTCGACAGGAGTGAAGAAAAGCTTTGCTATGTAATCGAAGGTATCGCCGGACTGAACGTCGTAGATCAGACCATCGGGCTGAGGTATCCGAAGCGTATCCCCTGCCTTTATGCTGCTAGGATTCTTTAGATTGTTGAAATCTATAATCGTCGAAATGCAAACATCCAAATCCCTGGAAATAGTGTGAATCGAGTCTCCCGATCTAACCACGTATGTAACGAGGAAAAACGCAAAACTGCGAGTCATTAAAAGCAAAGACATAACTAAGAATAACAGAATGACCCGACGGTTCATTCCCTGCCACCTCCAAAAAGCCCCAAGAAGAAGAAGATTACCAAAATCATTATACCAAAAAGCAGTCCAACGGCAAAATGCAAACCAAAAATTGATTGTAAAATAATGGATAATCCTATAAGTATAGATATCGCAGTTCCCATCAGTACTACTGAGGCTGCTGTATCCTTGAGTACACGGACTCTTTCATCATAGTAAGGGCGCAGAATATCGGCAATCTTCTCCACCAGAGTGTTAATTCCTTCGAGAAGTAATACCATAAGCGTACAGAAAAGAAGCCAATAATAATCATTCTTATCTAACCCGAGCAGAGCGCCCAGTGTTAAAATTACTGCTCCGAACACTAGCTGGATTCTGAAGTTCCGTTCTTTCAAGAGATGCTTTATTCCATTTGTAGCGTTGCCAAGACTTCTGACAAACTTCTTCATTCAAATCCCCGGCCGACAGAATCGATTCTTTCTCTTCTAATATTATAAGACTTCTCAATTAGTGAGTAACCGAAATCAATCGCCTGGGAGTTCATCTCAACGTACTTTGCCTTTATATGCTTTACCATGGCTTCCTTAAGTGACTGGGTAGTGACGAAATTGCCGGCTCTGGCAATCAGTCCCAACCCCACCATATTGGCAGGAAGCGTGCTTGAAAATCTGTTCTCTGTGAGTTCCGTTACTGGCTTGGAAATTATCTTTCTCGTCATTCTTATTCCTTCTTTCGGAATAGATTTCACGAGGGTCGAATCTATTATAAGGACGCCGTTCATATGAATCAGCGGAACGTGAGCATTAACGGCAGTCTGATGCATGGAGTAGATCAGTTCAAAGGAATGCGCCTTCGGGTAGTCGATCGGCTCGCTGTTAAAAAGGACATCGCAATAAGAGAGTCCGCCTCTCACCTGCGCACCGAATGATTGCGTCTGAACGACCCAGCTTCCCTGTATGAGGAGCGCTTCGGCGAGAATTATACCCATCAAGACATTTCCCTGACCACCGATACCGGAAATTCTTACTGAATGAGGTTCTGAAAACGCGTGCTTCATTCTTCGTCACCCCTCTCGGCAGCGATTATCCGTTCGCTCATAATCCTGTATCTGTCGCTGTAAGTTTCCGCATCTATATTCACAAACTCGCCGGCAACTATCTTGTCCGATAATTCCTCGGGAGACATTGTTTTTGCTTTTTTGATCTGTACAGTGTTCTTTTTGAAATGTGTCAGCAGATCTTCCGGTTTGGACATCGCATTGTATCTTCCGTAGTATGTGTGACAGTTGGTCATTATCTCCACCACTCCCATACCCTTGTGATTCAAGGCCTTCTGAATGAACTGAACCATCTGGGCATAGTGAAAGACCGTCGACCTTGCGACATAAGTTGCGCCGGAAGAGACTGCTAGATTCACTATGTCGAACGAGTTCTCAACATTTCCGTACGGAGAAGTCGAAGCTATTTTTTCATGAGGTGTTGTCGGCGAGTACTGCCCGCCGGTCATTCCGTAAATATTATTGTTGAAGACTATCACGGTAAGATCCATGTTTCTCCTGCAGGCATGGATGAAGTGATTTCCTCCAATTGCCATCATATCTCCGTCTCCGCCCATAACTACGACGTTGAATTCCGGTCGTGCCAGTTTTACGCCTGTAGCGAACGCTATGGCCCTTCCGTGAAGAGTATGCATAGTGTTGAAGTTAAGGTATCCTGTGACCCTGGAAGAGCATCCAATGCCGGATATTACGGCGACTCTGTCGGGATCGAGGGCGTCCTTGTCGACCGCGTCGATGAAGGCTTTCATAATAACGCCGTTTCCGCAGCCGGGACACCAAACGTGGGGCATCCTGTCTTGCCTAAGATACTTAGTTAGCCTTGCGATAGCCATGATTTCCTCCCATTCACTCTGTAAAATGCGTCATGACGACACCTGTCTTATCGAACATGAACTCAGTAAGTGGATCGGGATAGCCTTCAGAGAAGACGACCCGCTTAATGCCAGCATTTATTATCAGTCTGGCGCAAATGGAGCAGGGACGGTGGGTTACATAGATTGTCGACCCGTTTGTCGAAATTCCAAATTTCGCAGCTTGAGACAGGGCGTTCTGTTCGGCATGAGCCGCGTAGCAGATCTCCTGATTCTGACCTGAAGGGATTTTTAGAGCGTCTCTGATACACTCCGTCTCATCGCAGTGAGGAAATCCAGAAGGCGGCTGGTTATAGCCCGTAGCGAGAATTCGATTCTCTCTTACGATCAGGGCTCCGACCTTTCTGTGATGACAACTCGACCTCTCCCTCACCTGGTAGGCAAGTTTCATGAAGTACGAGTCCCAGCTCTCTGTAGGGCTTGTGGATTTATGAACCGAAAAATGATCAAGGAAATCCGAAAGTTCTTCAACAGACATCATCTCAGTCCTTCCAAAAGTTCAATATGTCTTTCCTCTTCAGCGACGATCTTCTTCAGAGCGTCGGCAGTCTCGGCCTTTACGTTATTCACGAAACTCCTGTAGAAAGCTATGCTCTTTCTCTCGACTTCTATTGCCAGGGCTATAGCCTCGTCATAATCGGAACTGCTCATCGCATCGTGGAGTCTGCCGGAAAAAACAGCTTCCTCAGTCAAGTCCTCCATATAAGCCCCTGCGTTGTCCCAGTTTACGAGTTCGGCGGCCTCTTCCTGGAATCTCTTCAGGAGAGCGCGGAATGTCTCTGCATGTCTTCTCTCCTGAGAGGAAAGAAAACGAAAGACCGAGCCCTGATTTTCATTGTCAGTGCTCTCGGCCAGGTCTCTGTAGAAATCCGCTCCTTCATTTTCGATTCTCAATGCAATCTCGAGCACCTCATGTGGAGAAAGCAATTTCCATCTCCTCCTTAATATCTAAGAGCTTCTGAAAAACACTTCTAGAAAAATCCATCCCACTCTCGTTCAACGCTACAATTCCGTTGTCGGGCGAAAGATACTCCCCCAGGTAGAGTCTTATTCTAGAAATCAAGAGATCGAGAAGCTCTTTTGGATATCCCTTGCGAGACAGATCTACCCCTTCCGTTAATCTGAGCCCCATAAAAAGAGTCTCAAACAATTCCTGTATGACGGTGTTTTGGTTAAATTCACTGACAGGCACAATATTCCGACCAATAAGATCATGATAGTGATTCAGGTCTCCCGTATTGACATATCTCTTCCAGTCAAAGTGGCCGCCCGCCGAAAGCCCAAAACCCAGGTACTGCTCATTACGCCAGTACTTGAGATTATGAAGGCATTCTCTGTCATCCATTGCCCACGAAGAGATCTCATATCTCCTGTAGCCCATCTTCCCCAGTGATTCAAGAACCAAATCGTGGAGCCTTTCTAGGATTTCAGGGTCGGGCAGTTCAATGATAGCATCATGCACCTGACTCATCAATTCAGTTTCATGATCGGAATCAAAGACGTAATATGAAACATGGTCCGGTCCGATGGCGCCGATTAGTTCGAGATTCGCTCTCACGTTGCTCTCGGCTTCTCTGGGCAAGCCCAAAATGAAATCGAGATTCAGGTTGTCAAAGATATCTCTGCTCATTAGCAATCTCTCTGTCAGATCTGAAGGTACGGGCCTCTTGCAGATTTTGAGTATGCTCTTCTCAGATGACTGCACGCCAACCGATACTCTGCTGAAGCCCATCTTTCTCCATTCTAGGAGACGTTCTCTCTCAAGCTCCCAGGGATTGACCTCTATGGTAGCCTCTCTTATCTCCGTTCTCAGCGAACTGTTGAGATGCACGAGCAAATCATTCAGCAACTCGACTGGATAGAGCGACGGAGAGCCACCGCCGAAGTAGAGTGTTTCGACTGTTTCGGAAATCGAATACATTTCGATCTCCCTTTTCAAAGAACGATGATATTCGTCTATGAGGGCCGGATCATATCGAACGGTGCAGAAGTCACAGTACGAACATTTTCTGGCGCAAAACGGGATATGAACATAGACACCTGCACCCATTAGAAAACGAGCCTCATAAAGATCCCGTTCAAACTGAAGTTAGTGATCGAAATTCCAGCGAAAATCGAATCATCGCTTCCAAGTTTCGAGATCAGCATTTGAGCGTCAATTCCGCGCAAGCTGACCATCACGGTCGGCGAAAGCATCAGTCTGAGATCACCGGCTGGCACAATAAAATTGCCTGCGAAAGCCAATCCAAGGTCGAATGACAGGTAATTCATTCCTATCCCGATTCCGTATCCGATCTCTCCCAGAGAGTCGTTCGTCTTCAGATCCACAGTGGCGACAACATTCGTTTCTGCGTTTCTAATCCTCAAACTTCTCTCATATTCCTTCGCGTAAAGATACAGACCTATATCGTTGAATGAGAAGGAGTCTTCTCGATGGAGAAAGACGCTAAGTCCACCATTAAGCTGACCCAAAGGAAGCCTCACCCAGTTTCTTACGAGATACTTCATATCGCCAACCGTAGAAAGCTCGAGCTCGAGGGAAGTGTGCGAGAAGACCGGAATCTGATTCGTGTTGGTGACGTATCTAACCCCCATGAACAAACCTTCGTGACTCGCTAGGATCGAGCCTCTGAAGACTCCGTCCCTCGTCTTCAACTTCAGAAAACCCGTTGAAAACTCCTCCCAGCTGTCGACATAGGTCACGCCTACGTAAGGCGTTCCAGAAGCCAGCGCCAGAGTCATATAAATGTCTTCATAGGCCCTGATGTCTGCAGAGACGCTCCACCCTGCATTATTCAGTTTGATCTGAGTTTCGGCGGAAAGAATCACGACCGAAATCAACAATAAGAACAGGCATAGACCCTTCTTCAACCCTTAAGCATCCTCCTTGCGATCTCATTCACTTTCGATGGATTCGCCTTTCCTCTTGTAGCCTTCATAACTGCTCCGACAAAATACCCAAGAACGCCCTCTTTCCCGTCTCTGAACTGTTCAACTGCAGAGGGGTTATCGGTCATGGCCTTGCTCAAGGCATCTTCGATCACTTTGTCATCGTCTATCTGTTCAAGTCCCTTCTCTTTGACTATCTCCAGAGGCGATTTCCTTCCTTCCACAATAAATGGAAAGATTTCTTTCGCGATCTTGTTAGATATCTTCCCTTCGTCGATAAGCCCGAAAAGCTCCTTGAAATGTTCAGGACTCACCCTTACTTCTTCGACTGTGAGCTCCTTTTCATTCATAAGTCTCATGACCTCTCCCATGATCCAATTTGAGCTCTCTTTGGGTCTGCGAGTAGTCTGCGCAACTTCTTCAAAGTAAGAAGCTATTTCGCCGTCTGAAGAAAGAACGGTCGCATCGTAACGGGGAAGCGAGTACTGCTTCATGAATCTCTCAATCTTTTCCCATGGGAGTTCAGGGAGATTCCCCGCAATCCTTTCTATTAGATCTTCACTGACAATCAGTTCTGGAAGGTCCGGTTCCGGGAAGTAACGGTAGTCGTTTTCCTCTTCCTTCGATCTCATAGAAAACGTTTCTTTGGACGAGAAGCTCCACGATCTAGTCTCTTTGGCTACATCGCCTCCGGATGAAAGAA
This window of the Mesotoga sp. BH458_6_3_2_1 genome carries:
- a CDS encoding DUF523 domain-containing protein gives rise to the protein MTKILVSACLIGVNCTYRGDNNLSLELLELVDRFVFLPVCPEQLGGLPTPRPRAEITTSNDWRATRIVIDQFGKDVTQNYIRGAEEVLKIAKLSGASIAVLRSRSPSCGCKGIYDGTFSGVMIDGMGITAELLMKNAIEVYSEEEINFLY
- a CDS encoding M23 family metallopeptidase codes for the protein MTRSFAFFLVTYVVRSGDSIHTISRDLDVCISTIIDFNNLKNPSSIKAGDTLRIPQPDGLIYDVQSGDTFDYIAKLFFTPVEELIAANNLSPNSIINPGQRIFVPMSLINLCQYVPQSSPFRWPIYGVISSDYGWRTHPVSGQPSFHSGLDIAAPEGTPIFAGSRGTVVFAGINGGYGNMVEIQHDNGYVTRYGHMSRISVYVGQRVETGSLIGRVGTTGISTGPHVHFEVRDPKTNTMNPLSMLPTRDLMYVIRREDDGTAAGGK
- a CDS encoding diacylglycerol kinase family protein, with the translated sequence MKKFVRSLGNATNGIKHLLKERNFRIQLVFGAVILTLGALLGLDKNDYYWLLFCTLMVLLLEGINTLVEKIADILRPYYDERVRVLKDTAASVVLMGTAISILIGLSIILQSIFGLHFAVGLLFGIMILVIFFFLGLFGGGRE
- a CDS encoding 2-oxoacid:acceptor oxidoreductase family protein, with the translated sequence MKHAFSEPHSVRISGIGGQGNVLMGIILAEALLIQGSWVVQTQSFGAQVRGGLSYCDVLFNSEPIDYPKAHSFELIYSMHQTAVNAHVPLIHMNGVLIIDSTLVKSIPKEGIRMTRKIISKPVTELTENRFSSTLPANMVGLGLIARAGNFVTTQSLKEAMVKHIKAKYVEMNSQAIDFGYSLIEKSYNIRRERIDSVGRGFE
- a CDS encoding 2-oxoacid:ferredoxin oxidoreductase subunit beta, translated to MAIARLTKYLRQDRMPHVWCPGCGNGVIMKAFIDAVDKDALDPDRVAVISGIGCSSRVTGYLNFNTMHTLHGRAIAFATGVKLARPEFNVVVMGGDGDMMAIGGNHFIHACRRNMDLTVIVFNNNIYGMTGGQYSPTTPHEKIASTSPYGNVENSFDIVNLAVSSGATYVARSTVFHYAQMVQFIQKALNHKGMGVVEIMTNCHTYYGRYNAMSKPEDLLTHFKKNTVQIKKAKTMSPEELSDKIVAGEFVNIDAETYSDRYRIMSERIIAAERGDEE
- a CDS encoding dCMP deaminase family protein, coding for MSVEELSDFLDHFSVHKSTSPTESWDSYFMKLAYQVRERSSCHHRKVGALIVRENRILATGYNQPPSGFPHCDETECIRDALKIPSGQNQEICYAAHAEQNALSQAAKFGISTNGSTIYVTHRPCSICARLIINAGIKRVVFSEGYPDPLTEFMFDKTGVVMTHFTE
- a CDS encoding ferritin family protein; translated protein: MLSPHEVLEIALRIENEGADFYRDLAESTDNENQGSVFRFLSSQERRHAETFRALLKRFQEEAAELVNWDNAGAYMEDLTEEAVFSGRLHDAMSSSDYDEAIALAIEVERKSIAFYRSFVNNVKAETADALKKIVAEEERHIELLEGLR
- a CDS encoding coproporphyrinogen-III oxidase family protein, with the translated sequence MGAGVYVHIPFCARKCSYCDFCTVRYDPALIDEYHRSLKREIEMYSISETVETLYFGGGSPSLYPVELLNDLLVHLNSSLRTEIREATIEVNPWELERERLLEWRKMGFSRVSVGVQSSEKSILKICKRPVPSDLTERLLMSRDIFDNLNLDFILGLPREAESNVRANLELIGAIGPDHVSYYVFDSDHETELMSQVHDAIIELPDPEILERLHDLVLESLGKMGYRRYEISSWAMDDRECLHNLKYWRNEQYLGFGLSAGGHFDWKRYVNTGDLNHYHDLIGRNIVPVSEFNQNTVIQELFETLFMGLRLTEGVDLSRKGYPKELLDLLISRIRLYLGEYLSPDNGIVALNESGMDFSRSVFQKLLDIKEEMEIAFST